The Natronosalvus caseinilyticus genome includes a region encoding these proteins:
- a CDS encoding DUF7344 domain-containing protein yields MVALDEVFELLEDQRRRYALYCLYEKDGPVAVSELVKKNREMGRRPVGDRWEY; encoded by the coding sequence ATGGTTGCATTAGACGAAGTCTTTGAATTGTTGGAAGATCAAAGACGGCGATATGCTTTGTATTGTCTCTACGAAAAAGACGGACCAGTAGCCGTTTCTGAACTGGTGAAAAAAAATAGAGAAATGGGAAGACGACCCGTCGGAGACAGATGGGAGTATTGA
- a CDS encoding HalOD1 output domain-containing protein, giving the protein MQGDVWGGNDGDSGSVREEYDCSVTRPSIAVIDAVAHAEDVEITDVSDALDTTLFDQVDPDALDALVSSSDHVSVAFSVDDYEVQIEGDEIVVSDE; this is encoded by the coding sequence TTGCAAGGAGATGTATGGGGGGGTAACGATGGAGATAGCGGTTCGGTACGGGAGGAATACGACTGCTCGGTTACGAGACCGAGCATTGCCGTAATCGACGCCGTTGCGCATGCTGAAGACGTCGAAATAACCGACGTTTCGGACGCTCTCGATACAACATTGTTTGATCAAGTCGATCCGGACGCTCTCGATGCACTCGTCTCCTCTTCTGACCACGTTTCGGTCGCCTTCTCTGTCGACGATTACGAAGTCCAGATTGAGGGAGACGAGATCGTAGTCAGTGATGAATAG
- a CDS encoding FxLYD domain-containing protein, with product MFRRKLLATGGTLLSLTIAGCASSDDGNGDREEGATDDGNGNGNGNGEDSGNGNGDDSSQESSDDDGSAEEEKQVEVLEHEWYNNGSYDAGVKGRLENVSGEELSYVGIEVFFLDEEGTQIGEGLDNTTDLAEGRVWEFDAGYLDDDPQRVDSYEIKPDVMNY from the coding sequence ATGTTCCGACGAAAACTATTGGCAACTGGTGGGACTCTCCTCTCGCTTACGATTGCGGGCTGTGCCTCAAGCGACGACGGCAACGGTGACCGAGAGGAAGGGGCAACTGACGACGGCAACGGAAACGGGAATGGAAACGGAGAGGATTCGGGCAACGGAAACGGCGACGATAGCAGTCAGGAGAGTAGCGACGATGATGGCAGTGCCGAAGAGGAGAAGCAGGTCGAAGTTCTCGAACATGAATGGTACAACAATGGTTCCTACGACGCGGGTGTGAAGGGCCGTCTGGAGAACGTTTCTGGCGAGGAGCTCTCCTATGTCGGCATCGAGGTGTTCTTCCTCGATGAGGAAGGGACCCAAATCGGAGAAGGACTGGATAACACGACCGATCTTGCTGAAGGCCGGGTGTGGGAGTTTGATGCGGGCTATCTCGATGATGACCCCCAGCGCGTGGACAGTTACGAGATAAAGCCCGATGTAATGAATTACTGA
- a CDS encoding DUF7344 domain-containing protein, which produces MDRFEKIAIDLKHVHLPKSAEVEFIQYDKEQGVIQAQGSPEEFDALLTIAKIIEEPEEGDET; this is translated from the coding sequence ATTGATCGGTTCGAAAAAATCGCCATTGACCTGAAACACGTACACCTTCCAAAATCTGCTGAAGTTGAGTTCATCCAGTATGACAAAGAACAAGGGGTTATTCAGGCACAGGGTTCGCCCGAGGAATTTGACGCCCTTCTCACTATCGCAAAAATAATCGAAGAGCCAGAAGAGGGAGACGAAACGTGA